One genomic segment of Nonomuraea coxensis DSM 45129 includes these proteins:
- a CDS encoding AAA family ATPase, producing MLLSFRFANHRSFRDEQQLNLLPVYEEESVKKFPFLPVMAIFGANASGKSNAITAFTYMRRMVTSSDRDSEPDTGVDRSPYRLDPEIALEPSRYVIDISLSGVRYTYGFTVDDDEVLEEWLYSYPLRRRRVVFERTGQDYRWGEESEKTPLVQLPKLTAPNVLFLTFAARARQELILPIYNWFLRDVRTSFQQQRLVTSRSLMNYIDRLDDPTRRDIIVGLVKAADLGLQDITLSALTDPSPEQLDLDLFSDAEIARVFRPEREARRILFSHAGARGNVLLEWGEQSTGTHQLLDLALKAEQSLRSGSLLLVDEIDSSLHPVLTASLIRLFQNPAVNKSAAQLILTTHDATLLGSIQGGEVLQRDQIWFTEKGGDGASTLFPLTDFHPRKQENRQRRYLNGSYGAIPVISDELFVKALTSRGDMGETEGDT from the coding sequence ATGCTGCTGAGCTTTCGCTTCGCCAACCACAGATCATTCAGAGATGAGCAACAACTCAATCTTCTCCCGGTTTACGAGGAAGAGAGTGTCAAGAAATTCCCGTTTCTCCCGGTAATGGCGATCTTCGGGGCCAACGCATCGGGTAAGTCCAACGCGATCACCGCTTTCACCTACATGCGACGTATGGTTACTTCGTCCGATCGTGACTCGGAGCCGGACACGGGAGTGGACAGGTCGCCCTATCGCCTTGATCCCGAAATCGCCCTGGAGCCCTCACGATATGTGATCGACATATCGCTGAGCGGAGTGCGCTACACGTACGGATTCACTGTCGACGATGACGAAGTTCTTGAAGAATGGCTTTACAGCTATCCGCTGAGAAGACGACGTGTCGTTTTCGAGCGTACCGGTCAGGATTATCGTTGGGGCGAGGAGTCGGAGAAGACCCCACTCGTTCAGCTGCCGAAACTGACAGCACCCAACGTGCTGTTCCTGACCTTCGCGGCACGTGCCCGGCAGGAGCTCATTCTGCCGATCTATAACTGGTTCTTGCGTGACGTCAGGACAAGTTTCCAGCAGCAGCGCCTGGTGACGAGCCGAAGTCTCATGAACTACATCGATCGACTGGATGACCCGACGCGCCGGGACATCATCGTCGGCTTGGTGAAAGCGGCCGACCTGGGTCTTCAGGACATCACGCTCAGCGCGCTCACTGATCCGTCGCCGGAGCAGCTCGACCTGGATCTCTTCAGCGACGCCGAGATCGCGCGGGTCTTCCGGCCAGAAAGAGAGGCGAGACGCATCCTGTTCAGTCACGCCGGAGCGCGTGGAAACGTCCTGCTCGAATGGGGTGAGCAGTCGACCGGGACCCACCAGCTTCTCGACCTGGCGCTGAAGGCCGAACAATCCCTGCGCAGCGGCTCCTTGCTGCTGGTGGACGAGATCGACTCGAGCCTCCACCCCGTGCTGACCGCGAGCCTCATCAGACTGTTCCAGAATCCGGCGGTCAACAAAAGCGCCGCGCAACTGATACTCACGACGCACGACGCCACTCTGCTCGGTTCCATCCAGGGCGGTGAGGTGCTTCAACGCGATCAGATCTGGTTCACCGAGAAGGGTGGCGACGGCGCCTCGACTCTGTTCCCTCTGACCGACTTCCATCCGCGCAAGCAGGAGAACAGGCAGCGAAGGTATCTCAACGGTAGCTACGGGGCCATTCCGGTCATCTCCGACGAGCTGTTCGTGAAGGCGCTCACATCCCGGGGGGACATGGGTGAGACAGAAGGAGACACCTAA
- a CDS encoding sulfurtransferase TusA family protein, with translation MADLVVDGSGKLCVQLLIELRGHVRRAGPGAVIHVIATDPAAPVDLPAWCHLTGHVYLGPVEGAERPTFALRVAAEAQETQDARPWHMA, from the coding sequence ATGGCTGATCTCGTTGTCGACGGCAGTGGCAAGCTGTGCGTGCAGCTTCTCATCGAGCTGCGTGGTCACGTGCGCCGCGCGGGCCCCGGGGCCGTGATCCATGTGATCGCCACCGATCCGGCCGCGCCCGTCGACCTGCCGGCCTGGTGTCATCTGACCGGGCACGTCTACCTCGGGCCGGTCGAGGGGGCCGAGCGGCCCACGTTCGCGCTGCGGGTGGCGGCGGAGGCGCAGGAGACGCAGGACGCGCGGCCCTGGCATATGGCTTGA
- a CDS encoding LacI family DNA-binding transcriptional regulator produces the protein MKRPTIADIASRAGVSKVAVSYALNGQPGVSEATRARIVAIAEEIGWRPNSAARALNGARADCVGLALCRPARVLGVEPFFMELISGIEGVLADRSYALLLQVVTSHQQESEVYRRWWGESRIDGVFLVDLHTSDTRVGELERLGMPAVVIGHPSESGSLSAIWSDDGQAVRETVGYLVALGHRRIARVAGLPELVHTALRDRAFAEACEGVAEPVTVHTDYTGEEGARATRRLLSSPERPTAIIYDNDIMAVAGLSVAQEMRVEVPRDLSVVAWDDSPLSRVVRPPLTALTRDIAAYGAHAAQRLLALIAGESVPPYEDQAAALTPRGSTGPAPV, from the coding sequence GTGAAGCGACCGACGATCGCCGACATCGCCAGCAGGGCGGGCGTCTCCAAAGTGGCGGTGTCCTACGCGCTCAACGGGCAGCCCGGCGTGTCGGAGGCGACACGGGCCAGGATCGTCGCCATCGCCGAGGAGATCGGCTGGCGGCCCAACAGCGCCGCGCGGGCGCTCAACGGGGCCCGCGCCGACTGCGTGGGGCTCGCGCTCTGCCGTCCCGCCCGCGTCCTCGGCGTCGAGCCGTTCTTCATGGAGCTGATCAGCGGCATCGAGGGCGTGCTGGCCGACCGGTCGTACGCGCTGCTGCTCCAGGTCGTCACCAGCCACCAGCAGGAGAGCGAGGTCTACCGGCGCTGGTGGGGCGAGAGCCGCATCGACGGCGTCTTCCTCGTCGACCTGCACACCTCCGACACCCGGGTCGGCGAGCTGGAGCGGCTCGGCATGCCGGCCGTGGTCATCGGGCATCCGTCGGAGTCGGGCTCGCTGTCGGCGATCTGGTCCGACGACGGGCAGGCCGTGCGCGAGACCGTCGGCTACCTCGTGGCGCTCGGCCACCGGCGCATCGCCCGGGTGGCGGGGCTGCCCGAGCTGGTCCACACGGCGCTGCGCGACCGGGCCTTCGCCGAGGCGTGCGAGGGGGTCGCCGAGCCGGTCACGGTCCACACCGACTACACCGGCGAGGAGGGCGCCCGCGCCACCCGCCGCCTGCTCAGCTCGCCCGAGCGGCCGACGGCGATCATCTACGACAACGACATCATGGCCGTGGCCGGGCTCTCGGTGGCGCAGGAGATGCGGGTCGAGGTGCCGCGCGACCTGTCCGTGGTGGCCTGGGACGACTCGCCGCTGTCGCGGGTCGTCCGGCCGCCGCTGACGGCGCTGACCCGCGACATCGCGGCCTACGGGGCGCACGCGGCGCAGCGGCTGCTCGCGCTGATCGCCGGGGAGAGCGTCCCTCCGTACGAGGACCAGGCGGCCGCGCTGACGCCGCGTGGGAGCACCGGCCCGGCCCCTGTGTAG
- a CDS encoding DUF3140 domain-containing protein: MTEGVDTDLLWEEFHRAVNMNSEELRSYLLTAASDEEGFPPDPDLGIDELGRGVLHVLGKRKGDLTRADLDVMRQVVELVETMGDRTDDESRRTQMTVGHDPLRG, encoded by the coding sequence ATGACTGAAGGCGTTGACACCGATCTGCTCTGGGAAGAGTTCCACCGCGCGGTCAACATGAACTCGGAGGAGCTGCGCTCCTACCTGCTGACGGCCGCCTCGGACGAGGAGGGCTTCCCGCCCGACCCCGACCTCGGCATCGACGAGCTCGGGCGGGGCGTGCTGCACGTCCTGGGCAAGCGCAAGGGCGATCTCACCAGGGCCGACCTCGACGTGATGCGGCAGGTCGTCGAGCTGGTCGAGACCATGGGCGACCGGACCGACGACGAGTCACGGCGCACGCAGATGACCGTAGGCCACGACCCGCTGCGAGGCTGA
- a CDS encoding fatty acid desaturase family protein — MSVLVAVYVASWTLFVLVGDSWLQLLVAALLAVVFSQFGFLAHDLGHRQVFRTRPPSDLAGLLFGNLAVGLGWGWWNSKHNRHHANPNHEDLDPDVSPAVIVFSADQVERSRGLPRFIARRQAFWFLPLLTLEAWHLHVASVKALLKPGARRRWQELGLLAAHFAAYFGAVFAMLPPGKALAFLAVHQGLFGLYLGCTFAPNHKGMPVLTKEDKLDFLRKQVLTSRNVRGGPVRDVLLGQLNYQIEHHLFPNMPAPNLRHAQPIVESYCAEIGVSYLQTGLFASYRQALGHLHEVGASLR; from the coding sequence ATGAGCGTCCTGGTCGCCGTCTACGTCGCCTCCTGGACGCTGTTCGTCCTGGTGGGAGACTCGTGGCTGCAACTGCTGGTGGCGGCGCTGCTGGCGGTGGTCTTCAGCCAGTTCGGCTTCCTCGCGCACGATCTCGGCCACCGGCAGGTCTTCCGGACCCGCCCGCCCAGCGACCTCGCCGGCCTGCTGTTCGGCAACCTCGCGGTCGGGCTCGGCTGGGGCTGGTGGAACAGCAAGCACAACCGCCACCACGCCAACCCCAACCACGAGGACCTCGACCCGGACGTCTCGCCCGCGGTCATCGTGTTCTCGGCGGACCAGGTCGAGAGGAGCCGCGGCCTGCCCAGGTTCATCGCCCGCCGCCAGGCGTTCTGGTTCCTGCCGCTGCTCACGCTCGAAGCCTGGCACCTGCACGTGGCCAGCGTGAAGGCGCTGCTCAAGCCGGGGGCGCGGCGGCGCTGGCAGGAGCTCGGCCTGCTCGCGGCGCACTTCGCGGCCTACTTCGGCGCGGTCTTCGCGATGCTGCCGCCGGGCAAGGCGCTGGCGTTCCTGGCCGTGCACCAGGGGCTGTTCGGGCTCTACCTGGGGTGCACGTTCGCGCCGAACCACAAGGGCATGCCCGTGCTCACCAAGGAGGACAAGCTCGACTTCCTGCGCAAGCAGGTGCTCACCTCGCGCAACGTGCGGGGCGGTCCGGTCCGCGACGTCCTGCTCGGCCAGCTCAACTACCAGATCGAGCACCACCTGTTCCCGAACATGCCCGCGCCGAACCTGCGCCACGCCCAGCCCATCGTGGAGAGCTACTGCGCGGAGATCGGCGTCAGTTATCTGCAGACCGGCCTGTTCGCCTCCTACCGGCAGGCGCTGGGCCATCTGCACGAGGTCGGCGCCTCGCTACGCTGA
- a CDS encoding sensor histidine kinase, which translates to MRKPSTSTMASLAAVGVVAAGTVITALLSPPRPPNPLDVLLPLVASAATLARRRFPVAALIVVALCVAVYYPWGRLDGPLLVLAFVALYTAADLGHLTAAIATGGTLLLAMGLGEAGGTRHVDDSMFVAIGGWVVAAVAFGGVTRTRRAYLLEAERRAADAEHSKEEEARRRASEERLRIARELHDVLGHNISMINVQAAAALHGLKKRPEEAERALRTIKDTSKETLRELRTTLGVLRQVDEGVPTAPADSLARMDALVAASGLTVRTELAGPLDALPTEVDLAAARIIREALTNVSRHSGAAEARLSAVCRDGELVVRVEDDGPGVTYDGGSGFGLRGMRERATALGGTLEAGPRPEGGFRVEARLPIEGVR; encoded by the coding sequence ATGCGAAAGCCCTCCACCAGCACGATGGCGTCGCTCGCGGCGGTCGGCGTCGTGGCGGCGGGCACCGTGATCACGGCGCTGCTCTCCCCGCCGCGGCCGCCCAACCCGCTGGACGTGCTGCTGCCGCTCGTGGCGAGCGCGGCGACGCTGGCCAGGCGCAGGTTCCCGGTGGCGGCGCTGATCGTGGTCGCGCTCTGCGTGGCCGTCTACTACCCGTGGGGGCGGCTCGACGGGCCCCTGCTGGTGCTGGCGTTCGTGGCGCTCTACACGGCGGCCGACCTCGGGCACCTCACCGCGGCCATCGCCACCGGGGGCACGCTGCTGCTGGCCATGGGGCTCGGCGAGGCCGGCGGCACCCGGCACGTGGACGACTCCATGTTCGTCGCGATCGGCGGCTGGGTGGTGGCGGCGGTGGCGTTCGGCGGGGTGACGAGGACGCGGCGGGCATACCTGCTGGAGGCGGAGCGGCGGGCGGCCGACGCCGAGCACAGCAAGGAGGAGGAGGCCAGGCGGCGCGCGAGCGAGGAGCGGCTGCGCATCGCCAGGGAGCTGCACGACGTGCTCGGGCACAACATCTCCATGATCAACGTGCAGGCCGCGGCGGCGCTGCACGGGCTCAAGAAGCGGCCCGAGGAGGCCGAGCGGGCGCTGCGCACGATCAAGGACACCAGCAAGGAGACGCTGCGGGAGCTGCGGACCACGCTGGGGGTGCTGCGGCAGGTGGACGAGGGCGTGCCGACCGCGCCGGCCGACAGCCTGGCCAGGATGGACGCGCTGGTCGCCGCCTCGGGCCTGACGGTGCGCACGGAGCTGGCCGGGCCGCTCGACGCGCTGCCCACCGAGGTCGACCTCGCCGCCGCCCGCATCATCAGGGAGGCGCTCACGAACGTCTCCCGCCACTCCGGCGCGGCCGAGGCCCGGCTCTCGGCCGTCTGCCGGGACGGGGAGCTCGTCGTCCGCGTGGAGGACGACGGCCCCGGTGTCACGTACGACGGAGGCAGCGGCTTCGGCCTCCGGGGCATGCGCGAGCGCGCCACCGCGCTCGGCGGCACCCTGGAGGCCGGCCCACGCCCCGAGGGCGGCTTCCGCGTGGAAGCCCGCCTGCCGATCGAGGGAGTCCGATGA
- a CDS encoding response regulator, protein MIRVLLADDQTLVRAGFRSILSDEDDIEVVAEAPNGEVAVAGAREHRPDVVLMDIRMPELDGLEATRRIAGDPRLDGVKVIILTTFDLDDYVYGALRAGASGFLVKDTEPAELIHAVRVVARGDALISPSVTRRLIAEFAGRVKRPDPGPRLNALTEREREVLTLVAAGLSNDEIAARLVLSPATAKTHVSRIMTKLAARDRAQLVVLAYEAGMITPGWLTT, encoded by the coding sequence ATGATCCGCGTGCTGCTCGCCGACGACCAGACCCTGGTACGGGCGGGGTTCCGGTCCATTCTCAGCGACGAGGACGACATCGAGGTCGTCGCCGAGGCCCCCAACGGCGAGGTCGCGGTGGCCGGCGCCCGCGAGCACCGGCCCGACGTCGTGCTCATGGACATCCGCATGCCGGAGCTGGACGGCCTGGAGGCCACCCGCAGGATCGCCGGCGACCCCCGGCTCGACGGCGTCAAGGTGATCATCCTGACCACGTTCGACCTGGACGACTACGTCTACGGGGCGCTGCGGGCGGGCGCGAGCGGCTTCCTCGTCAAGGACACCGAGCCGGCCGAGCTCATCCACGCGGTCCGGGTGGTGGCGAGGGGCGACGCGCTGATCTCGCCGTCGGTGACCCGGCGGCTGATCGCCGAGTTCGCCGGCCGGGTGAAGCGGCCCGACCCCGGCCCCCGGCTCAACGCGCTGACCGAGCGCGAGCGGGAGGTGTTGACACTGGTCGCGGCCGGGCTGTCGAACGACGAGATCGCCGCCCGGCTGGTGCTGAGCCCTGCGACGGCGAAGACGCACGTCAGCCGCATCATGACCAAGCTGGCGGCGCGCGACCGGGCGCAGCTCGTGGTGCTCGCCTACGAAGCCGGGATGATCACGCCGGGCTGGCTTACCACCTGA
- a CDS encoding cytochrome ubiquinol oxidase subunit I, with amino-acid sequence METVDLARLQFALTAGAHFLFVALTLGLATLVAVLQTRATVTGSPIHLRMTRFWGQLYLINYAMGIVTGLVMEFQLGLAWSGLAEYAGDVFGSALALETLVAFFVESTFLGLWIFGWDRLNRWAHLALIWVVTLTAYASAFWIMVANGFLQRPVGHVLEGGALRLADFGAMVGNPAAQLAFWHVLGGALVTGGFFMAGVSAYHLRRRTAEQDLFRKSLRLGLGLALPAALFTVAFGGMQFAYLQPSKNAVWADRPELMAETQAAMAALHGPGDYLPPVGAVRVAGVLMMALWLVMTLVAGLSVLLMAFRPAVRSFRLWHWLLTLMIPVPFVTMLAGWVFREMGRQPWAVYGLLTTAEAMSPLTAGQVRLSLTAFTAVFAALVAVNYWLLARHARRGPGAVALGARPAEPAPAPVPAF; translated from the coding sequence ATGGAAACGGTGGATCTCGCTCGCCTGCAGTTCGCGCTCACCGCGGGCGCGCACTTTCTCTTCGTCGCGCTCACCCTGGGTCTCGCGACCCTGGTGGCCGTGCTCCAGACCCGGGCGACGGTGACCGGCAGCCCGATCCATCTGCGGATGACCCGGTTCTGGGGCCAGCTCTACCTCATCAACTACGCGATGGGCATCGTCACGGGCCTGGTCATGGAGTTCCAGCTCGGGCTGGCGTGGAGCGGGCTCGCCGAGTACGCGGGCGACGTGTTCGGCTCGGCGCTGGCCCTTGAGACGCTGGTGGCGTTCTTCGTCGAGTCGACGTTCCTCGGGTTGTGGATCTTCGGCTGGGACCGGCTGAACCGGTGGGCGCACCTGGCGCTGATCTGGGTGGTGACGCTGACCGCGTACGCCTCGGCGTTCTGGATCATGGTGGCGAACGGCTTCCTGCAGCGCCCGGTCGGCCACGTGCTGGAAGGCGGGGCGCTGCGGCTGGCCGACTTCGGGGCGATGGTCGGCAACCCGGCCGCGCAGCTCGCGTTCTGGCACGTCCTCGGCGGGGCGCTGGTCACCGGCGGGTTCTTCATGGCCGGGGTGAGCGCCTACCACCTGCGGCGGCGGACCGCCGAGCAGGACCTCTTCCGCAAGTCGCTGCGGCTCGGGCTCGGGCTGGCGCTGCCGGCGGCGCTGTTCACGGTGGCGTTCGGCGGGATGCAGTTCGCCTACCTGCAGCCGTCGAAGAACGCGGTGTGGGCGGACCGGCCGGAGTTGATGGCCGAGACGCAGGCGGCGATGGCCGCCCTGCACGGGCCCGGCGACTACCTTCCGCCGGTGGGCGCGGTGCGGGTGGCGGGCGTGCTGATGATGGCGCTCTGGCTGGTCATGACCCTGGTGGCGGGGCTGAGCGTGCTGCTCATGGCGTTCCGGCCGGCCGTGCGGTCCTTCCGGCTCTGGCACTGGCTGCTGACGCTGATGATCCCGGTGCCGTTCGTCACGATGCTGGCCGGATGGGTGTTCCGGGAGATGGGACGCCAGCCGTGGGCGGTGTACGGCCTGCTCACCACGGCCGAGGCCATGTCGCCGCTGACGGCGGGGCAGGTGCGGCTGTCGCTGACCGCGTTCACGGCGGTGTTCGCGGCGCTCGTCGCGGTCAACTACTGGCTGCTGGCCCGGCACGCGCGGCGCGGTCCCGGCGCGGTCGCGCTCGGCGCCCGGCCGGCCGAGCCCGCTCCCGCCCCCGTCCCCGCGTTCTAG
- a CDS encoding cytochrome d ubiquinol oxidase subunit II: MEIFVLAFFALGYLVLAGADIGVGMALPYLGRSAAERREVIAAIAPFFLGNEVWLVATAGVLAGLFPELEGELLSGNYTLVVALVLAWVVRDMGLWLRGRLPRPGWQAFWDGATVAGSWGLALTWGLLLSGVLLGLEGPIAVLPALVVAALFGTHGLTFAALRLRGRLRERAGVLTGGSGEARAYALTAAALLAVGVLAGLRLPLHPGTSGPVLVPVVLALLPFLVASQAWVWWTFRHRVTGPSYL; this comes from the coding sequence ATGGAGATCTTCGTTCTGGCCTTCTTCGCCCTCGGCTACCTCGTGCTGGCCGGGGCCGACATCGGGGTGGGCATGGCGCTGCCGTACCTGGGGCGTTCGGCGGCCGAGCGGCGCGAGGTGATCGCCGCCATCGCGCCGTTCTTCCTCGGCAACGAGGTGTGGCTGGTGGCCACCGCCGGGGTGCTCGCCGGGCTGTTCCCGGAGCTGGAGGGCGAGCTGCTGAGCGGCAACTACACGCTCGTGGTCGCGCTCGTGCTGGCCTGGGTGGTCCGCGACATGGGGCTGTGGCTGCGCGGGCGGCTGCCGCGGCCCGGCTGGCAGGCGTTCTGGGACGGCGCGACCGTGGCCGGGAGCTGGGGGCTGGCGCTGACCTGGGGGCTGCTGCTCAGCGGCGTGCTGCTCGGGCTGGAGGGGCCGATCGCGGTGCTGCCCGCGCTGGTGGTGGCCGCGCTGTTCGGCACGCACGGGCTGACGTTCGCGGCGCTGCGGCTGCGCGGCAGGCTGCGCGAGCGGGCGGGCGTGCTCACGGGCGGGAGCGGGGAGGCGCGGGCGTACGCGCTGACCGCGGCGGCGCTGCTGGCCGTCGGGGTGCTGGCGGGGCTGCGCCTCCCCCTGCATCCGGGCACGTCGGGCCCGGTGCTGGTGCCGGTGGTCCTGGCGCTCCTCCCGTTCCTGGTGGCGTCCCAGGCGTGGGTGTGGTGGACCTTCCGGCACCGGGTCACCGGGCCTTCGTACCTTTAG